One window of the Pseudomonas sp. S04 genome contains the following:
- a CDS encoding DUF2934 domain-containing protein, with the protein MSTDDKRVREFAYQIWESEGKPEGQEARHWEMARKLAEAEALAPAKPVKATKAKAAPATKAKAGAAQVVTPPGEKSAATKKPRAPRKPAS; encoded by the coding sequence ATGAGTACCGATGACAAACGCGTTCGTGAATTTGCCTATCAGATCTGGGAGTCCGAGGGTAAACCCGAAGGACAGGAAGCCCGCCATTGGGAGATGGCCCGCAAGCTGGCGGAAGCCGAAGCCCTGGCCCCGGCCAAGCCGGTAAAGGCGACAAAAGCCAAGGCCGCACCCGCGACGAAGGCCAAGGCTGGTGCCGCCCAGGTCGTTACCCCACCAGGGGAAAAAAGCGCCGCCACGAAAAAGCCCCGCGCCCCACGCAAACCGGCCAGTTGA
- the glgX gene encoding glycogen debranching protein GlgX, whose amino-acid sequence MTTPDNTATQAQGAQASRIREGLPFPLGATWDGLGVNFAIFSANATKVELCIFDDAGEVELERIELPEYTDEIFHGYLPDAHPGLIYGYRVYGPYDPQNGHRFNHHKLLIDPYAKQLVGELKWSEALFGYTIGHPDADLSFDERDSAPFVPKCKVIDPAHTWGHDHRVSVPWDKTIIYETHVRGISMRHPAVPEAVRGTFAGLMVDDLLDHIRKLGVSSVELLPIHAFVNDQHLLHKGMTNYWGYNSIAFFAPDPRYLASGKIAKFKEMVAHLHEANLEVILDVVYNHTAEGNEQGPTLSMRGIDNASYYRLMPDDKRFYINDSGTGNTLDLSHPCVLQMVTDSLRYWATEMHVDGFRFDLATILGRYHDGFDERHSFLVACRQDPVLRQVKLIAEPWDCGPGGYQVGGFPPGWVEWNDRFRDTVRAFWKGDDGQLADFAGRMTASGEMFNQRGRRPYASVNFITAHDGFTLNDLVSYNDKHNEANDEDNQDGSNNNLSWNHGVEGPSDDPEINELRQRQMRNFFATLLLAQGTPMLVAGDEFARTQHGNNNAYCQDSEIGWINWDLSEDGKALLKFVKRLIKLRLAYPILRRGRFLVGSYNEDIGVKDVTWLAPDGSEMSTEQWEDGHGRCLGMLLDGRAQETGIRRKGADATLLLVVNAHHDIVNFCLPAVPDGGFWTCMIDTNQPSIRGQERFEFEHQYSVTGRSLLLFELQHQDED is encoded by the coding sequence ATGACCACGCCCGATAACACCGCAACACAAGCCCAAGGCGCGCAAGCCTCGCGGATCCGTGAAGGCCTGCCCTTCCCGCTGGGTGCGACCTGGGATGGTCTGGGGGTCAACTTCGCGATCTTCTCGGCAAACGCGACCAAGGTCGAGCTGTGCATTTTCGACGATGCCGGGGAAGTCGAACTGGAACGCATCGAACTGCCCGAGTACACCGACGAGATCTTTCACGGTTACCTGCCCGATGCCCATCCGGGGCTGATCTATGGCTATCGCGTGTATGGCCCGTACGACCCGCAGAACGGTCATCGCTTCAACCATCACAAACTGTTGATCGACCCCTACGCCAAGCAACTGGTCGGCGAGCTGAAATGGTCCGAAGCGCTGTTTGGCTACACCATCGGCCACCCGGACGCCGACCTCAGTTTCGACGAACGCGACAGTGCACCATTCGTGCCCAAGTGCAAGGTGATCGACCCGGCGCACACCTGGGGCCACGACCACCGGGTCAGTGTGCCCTGGGACAAAACGATCATTTATGAGACTCACGTGCGCGGCATCAGCATGCGCCACCCAGCGGTTCCGGAGGCGGTGCGCGGCACCTTCGCCGGACTGATGGTCGATGACCTGCTGGACCATATCCGCAAGCTCGGGGTGTCGTCGGTGGAGCTGCTGCCGATCCATGCCTTCGTCAACGACCAGCACCTGCTGCATAAAGGCATGACCAACTACTGGGGCTATAACAGCATTGCCTTTTTTGCTCCCGACCCACGCTACCTGGCCAGCGGCAAGATCGCCAAGTTCAAGGAGATGGTCGCGCACCTGCACGAAGCCAATCTGGAGGTGATTCTCGACGTGGTCTACAACCACACCGCAGAAGGTAACGAACAGGGACCGACCCTCTCCATGCGCGGCATCGACAACGCCTCCTACTACCGCCTGATGCCGGACGACAAACGTTTCTACATCAACGATTCAGGGACCGGCAACACCCTCGACCTGAGCCACCCTTGCGTGCTGCAGATGGTCACCGACTCCCTGCGCTACTGGGCCACGGAGATGCACGTCGACGGTTTCCGCTTCGACCTGGCAACCATCCTCGGCCGTTACCACGATGGTTTCGACGAGCGCCACAGCTTCCTCGTGGCCTGCCGCCAGGACCCGGTGCTGCGCCAGGTCAAGCTGATCGCCGAACCCTGGGACTGCGGCCCCGGGGGTTATCAAGTCGGTGGCTTCCCACCAGGCTGGGTGGAATGGAACGATCGTTTTCGCGACACCGTCCGTGCGTTCTGGAAAGGTGACGACGGCCAATTGGCCGACTTCGCCGGACGCATGACCGCCTCCGGCGAAATGTTCAACCAGCGCGGGCGCCGGCCGTACGCCTCGGTGAACTTCATCACCGCCCACGACGGTTTCACCCTTAACGACCTGGTGTCCTACAACGACAAACACAACGAGGCCAACGACGAAGACAACCAGGACGGCAGCAACAACAACCTGTCATGGAACCATGGCGTCGAAGGCCCGAGCGACGATCCCGAGATCAACGAACTGCGCCAACGGCAGATGCGCAATTTCTTCGCCACCCTGTTGTTGGCCCAGGGCACACCGATGCTGGTGGCCGGCGACGAATTCGCCCGGACCCAGCACGGCAACAACAACGCCTACTGCCAGGACAGCGAGATCGGCTGGATCAACTGGGACCTGAGTGAAGACGGCAAGGCCTTGCTCAAGTTCGTCAAGCGCCTGATCAAACTGCGCCTGGCCTACCCAATCCTGCGCCGCGGGCGATTCCTGGTGGGCAGCTACAACGAAGATATCGGGGTCAAGGACGTCACCTGGCTAGCCCCGGATGGCAGCGAGATGAGCACCGAACAGTGGGAAGACGGACATGGCCGCTGCCTGGGCATGTTGCTCGACGGTCGCGCCCAGGAAACCGGAATCCGCCGCAAGGGCGCCGATGCGACCTTGCTGCTGGTGGTCAACGCGCACCATGACATCGTCAATTTCTGCCTGCCGGCGGTGCCGGACGGTGGCTTCTGGACCTGCATGATCGACACCAACCAACCCTCGATCCGCGGCCAGGAGCGCTTCGAATTCGAGCACCAGTATTCAGTCACCGGCCGCTCGCTGCTGTTGTTCGAATTGCAGCATCAAGATGAGGACTGA
- a CDS encoding PIG-L deacetylase family protein — translation MKSTSILDGHLPAQIWNGARQLDNLPVINTQSIIPAGARAVVIAPHPGDEVVTCGGLLQLFARLGHPLQLISVTDGSASYPGSQLWPEKRLSVFRPQESVDALRRLGLPMHSLKWIRGGFADTALAERETQLAHFIARYLRPEDVLFSTWREDGDVDHDTVGRASAKAAQMVGARLCELPFWAWHWPVRDQGQIPWHRAHKVRLDSWTIARKRHAIHAYASQLDGDPQMGIAPLLPKVVLERLRQPYEIVFV, via the coding sequence ATGAAAAGTACCTCGATCCTCGACGGCCACCTGCCCGCGCAAATCTGGAACGGCGCCCGCCAACTGGACAACCTGCCGGTCATCAACACTCAGTCGATCATCCCGGCCGGCGCCCGAGCCGTGGTGATCGCACCCCACCCAGGTGATGAAGTGGTGACCTGCGGCGGCCTGCTGCAATTGTTCGCCCGCCTGGGGCATCCCCTGCAACTGATCTCCGTCACCGACGGCAGCGCCAGCTACCCGGGTTCGCAACTGTGGCCGGAGAAACGCCTGAGCGTGTTTCGCCCCCAGGAAAGTGTCGATGCCCTGCGCAGGCTTGGGCTGCCCATGCACAGCCTGAAGTGGATTCGTGGCGGTTTCGCCGACACGGCACTGGCCGAGCGCGAGACGCAGTTGGCACATTTCATTGCCCGCTACCTGCGCCCTGAGGATGTGCTGTTCAGCACCTGGCGCGAAGACGGCGACGTCGACCATGACACCGTCGGGCGCGCCAGTGCCAAGGCCGCCCAGATGGTCGGTGCCCGCCTGTGCGAACTGCCTTTCTGGGCCTGGCATTGGCCGGTGCGCGACCAAGGGCAGATCCCCTGGCACCGCGCACACAAGGTGCGTCTGGACAGCTGGACGATCGCGCGCAAGCGCCATGCCATCCACGCCTATGCCAGCCAACTGGATGGCGACCCGCAAATGGGCATCGCACCGCTGTTGCCCAAGGTGGTCCTGGAGCGTTTGCGCCAACCCTATGAGATTGTTTTTGTGTAA
- a CDS encoding autotransporter domain-containing protein — MNTSLIQHEITVTLYTLSTSLLLCTSMEVVASSAEEEAIPWFRQDVPTFAFPAPSIPESGQFMRQPGLDNHLLSIEQAAPSAWQQVYGHAATQAEQDVLNSQFSTIGTALAKGPALVTVHGNGGSTQRVGLLGGSNQIQGNSNGMLVGPALGNLGTDSLNVQGDSLGAYWSLTGANGWHVDLSASGGRVSGFSRNAQGERQATEGSAVTLSVEGGFPIGISKNWVIEPQAQLINQRISLDTPYANGNAQANELNSWSGRVGARLKGSYDINGLPVEPYVRTNLWHRINTSDTVTLDQVDKISSSRYSSTVELGLGLVARVSPSVSLYVSADYSSDVDDNDLNGLIGSLGVRMRW; from the coding sequence ATGAACACCTCCCTTATCCAGCACGAGATAACCGTTACCCTGTACACCCTGTCGACTTCGCTGCTGCTGTGTACGTCCATGGAGGTTGTGGCATCGTCTGCCGAAGAGGAGGCGATCCCCTGGTTTCGCCAGGACGTACCGACCTTCGCCTTCCCTGCCCCGTCCATCCCTGAGTCCGGCCAGTTCATGCGCCAGCCCGGGCTCGACAACCATCTGTTGAGCATCGAACAGGCCGCCCCTTCGGCATGGCAACAGGTCTACGGCCACGCCGCCACCCAGGCCGAGCAGGATGTCCTCAACTCACAGTTCTCCACGATAGGTACGGCGCTAGCCAAGGGGCCGGCACTGGTGACCGTGCACGGCAATGGCGGCAGCACCCAACGGGTGGGCCTGCTGGGAGGGAGCAACCAGATCCAGGGGAACAGCAATGGCATGCTGGTCGGTCCGGCCCTGGGCAACCTCGGCACCGACAGCCTGAACGTCCAGGGCGACAGTCTCGGTGCGTACTGGAGCTTGACCGGTGCCAACGGCTGGCACGTCGACTTGAGTGCCAGTGGCGGCCGGGTCAGCGGTTTCAGCCGTAACGCCCAGGGCGAACGCCAAGCCACCGAAGGCAGCGCGGTGACCCTGTCGGTGGAAGGGGGCTTTCCCATCGGCATCAGCAAGAACTGGGTGATCGAACCCCAGGCGCAGTTGATCAACCAGCGCATCTCCCTGGACACGCCCTACGCCAACGGCAACGCCCAAGCCAATGAACTGAACAGCTGGAGTGGCCGTGTCGGGGCGCGCTTGAAAGGGAGCTACGACATCAATGGCCTGCCGGTCGAACCCTATGTACGCACTAACCTGTGGCACCGGATCAACACCAGCGACACGGTGACCCTGGACCAGGTCGACAAGATCAGCAGCAGCCGCTACTCCTCCACCGTCGAACTGGGCCTGGGCCTCGTCGCCAGGGTCAGCCCCAGCGTCAGCCTCTACGTCAGTGCCGACTACAGCAGCGACGTCGACGACAACGACCTCAACGGCCTGATCGGCAGCCTTGGCGTGCGGATGCGCTGGTGA
- the glgB gene encoding 1,4-alpha-glucan branching protein GlgB — protein sequence MKERGLKEALLPAARDIEALVRAEHPDPFAILGPHGDAAGGQFIRAYLPDALSVQVLARDSGAVLGSLTASEVPGLFVGHFPQAQAYVLRTQWAGGEQTAEDPYSFGQLLGEMDLYLFAEGNHRDLSACLGAQLHNVDGVDGVRFAVWAPNARRVSVVGDFNIWDGRRHPMRLRHPSGVWELFIPRLQAGEAYKYEILGAHGILPLKADPMALATQLPPDTASKVAGPLSIDWQDQAWMQSRGERHRPSAPLSIYELHAGSWQCEVDDVGEVARQYSWAELGERLIPYVQNLGFTHIELMPIMEHPFGGSWGYQPLSQFAPSARYGSPSDFAAFVNACHLAGIGVILDWVPAHFPTDTHGLAQFDGTALYEYGNPLEGFHQDWDTLIYNLGRTEVHGFMLASALHWLKHFHIDGLRVDAVASMLYRDYSRKAGEWVPNRHGGRENLEAIDFVRHLNDVVDLEAPGALVIAEESTAWPGVSQSTQQGGLGFDYKWNMGWMHDSLHYIQQDPVYRAHHHNELSFGLVYAWSERFILPISHDEVVHGKHSLIDKMPGDRWQKFANLRAYLSFMWAHPGKKLLFMGCEFGQWREWNHDQQLDWYLLQYPEHRGVQKLVSDLNQLYREEPALHDQDDVPQGFQWLIGDDAINSVYAWLRWSKDGRPVLVVANFTPVPRPAYRVGVPFAGRWSELINSDAGIYAGSNYGNDGGAQTEEEGSHGQPLSLVLNLPPLAVLMLRPLG from the coding sequence ATGAAGGAACGGGGACTCAAAGAGGCGCTGCTGCCGGCAGCGCGCGACATCGAGGCGCTGGTGCGTGCCGAACATCCGGATCCGTTTGCGATTCTCGGGCCCCACGGCGACGCCGCCGGTGGCCAGTTCATTCGGGCCTATCTGCCGGACGCCTTGAGCGTCCAGGTGCTGGCCCGCGACAGCGGCGCCGTCCTGGGCAGCCTGACGGCCAGCGAGGTACCAGGGTTGTTCGTCGGCCATTTTCCCCAGGCCCAGGCGTACGTGCTGCGCACCCAGTGGGCCGGTGGCGAGCAGACTGCCGAAGATCCCTACAGCTTCGGGCAGTTGCTGGGTGAGATGGACCTGTATCTGTTCGCCGAGGGCAACCACCGTGACCTCAGTGCCTGCCTGGGCGCCCAGTTGCACAATGTCGACGGCGTGGACGGGGTGCGCTTTGCCGTGTGGGCGCCGAATGCCCGCCGGGTCTCGGTGGTGGGTGATTTCAATATCTGGGACGGCCGCCGCCACCCGATGCGCCTGCGTCATCCCTCCGGGGTCTGGGAGTTGTTCATCCCGCGCCTGCAGGCGGGTGAAGCGTACAAGTACGAGATTCTGGGAGCCCACGGGATCCTGCCGCTCAAGGCCGATCCCATGGCCCTGGCCACTCAGTTGCCGCCGGACACCGCGTCGAAAGTCGCGGGCCCCTTGAGCATCGACTGGCAGGACCAGGCGTGGATGCAGTCCCGCGGCGAGCGTCACCGGCCGAGTGCGCCGTTGTCGATCTATGAGTTGCATGCCGGCTCCTGGCAGTGCGAGGTCGACGATGTCGGGGAAGTGGCGCGTCAATACAGCTGGGCCGAACTGGGCGAGCGCTTGATTCCCTACGTGCAGAACCTGGGTTTTACCCATATCGAACTGATGCCGATCATGGAGCATCCGTTCGGCGGTTCCTGGGGTTACCAGCCGCTCTCACAGTTTGCTCCCAGTGCGCGCTACGGTTCGCCCAGTGACTTTGCTGCGTTCGTCAATGCCTGCCATCTGGCCGGGATTGGAGTGATCCTCGATTGGGTGCCGGCGCATTTTCCCACCGACACCCATGGCCTGGCGCAATTCGATGGCACCGCGCTGTACGAGTACGGCAACCCGCTGGAAGGTTTTCACCAGGACTGGGACACCCTGATCTACAACCTGGGGCGCACCGAAGTCCACGGTTTCATGCTGGCTTCGGCGTTGCACTGGCTCAAGCATTTCCATATCGACGGGCTGCGGGTGGATGCCGTGGCCTCGATGCTCTATCGCGACTATTCGCGCAAGGCCGGTGAATGGGTGCCCAACCGCCATGGCGGGCGGGAGAATCTGGAAGCCATCGATTTTGTCCGCCATCTCAATGACGTGGTCGACCTCGAGGCGCCGGGCGCCCTGGTGATCGCCGAGGAGTCTACCGCCTGGCCGGGCGTCAGCCAGAGCACCCAACAAGGCGGGCTGGGCTTCGACTACAAGTGGAACATGGGCTGGATGCACGATTCCCTGCACTACATCCAGCAGGATCCGGTGTACCGCGCCCACCATCACAATGAGCTGAGCTTTGGCCTGGTGTACGCCTGGTCCGAACGTTTTATCCTGCCGATTTCCCACGACGAAGTGGTGCACGGCAAACATTCGCTGATCGACAAGATGCCCGGTGATCGCTGGCAGAAATTTGCCAACCTGCGGGCCTACCTGAGTTTCATGTGGGCGCACCCGGGCAAGAAGCTGCTGTTCATGGGGTGTGAGTTCGGCCAGTGGCGCGAGTGGAACCATGACCAGCAACTCGATTGGTACTTGCTGCAGTACCCGGAACACCGGGGCGTGCAAAAGCTGGTCAGCGACCTCAACCAGCTGTACCGCGAAGAGCCGGCACTGCACGACCAGGACGATGTGCCGCAAGGTTTCCAGTGGTTGATTGGCGATGATGCGATCAACAGTGTTTACGCCTGGCTGCGCTGGAGCAAGGACGGCCGACCGGTGCTGGTGGTGGCCAACTTCACCCCTGTGCCGCGTCCGGCCTACCGGGTGGGCGTACCGTTCGCCGGACGCTGGAGCGAGTTGATCAACAGCGACGCGGGTATTTATGCGGGGTCCAATTATGGTAACGACGGTGGCGCGCAGACCGAGGAAGAGGGCAGCCATGGCCAGCCGCTGTCACTGGTGCTGAATCTGCCGCCGTTGGCGGTACTGATGTTGCGTCCGCTTGGGTAG
- a CDS encoding endonuclease/exonuclease/phosphatase family protein, whose translation MNPDPERQPGSVPPQDAPQAVHRLRVLTVNTHKGFTALNRRFILPELREAVRSTSADLVFLQEVLGEHDRHASRHSNWPSMSQYEFLADSMWSDFAYGRNAVYPDGHHGNALLSKYPIRHHRNLDVSITGPERRGLLHCVLDVPGHAEVHAICVHLSLLESHRQLQLALLCQLIESLPEDAPVIIAGDFNDWQLQGNLTLARRDDLHEAFERHHGRPAKTYPARFPLLRLDRVYLRNASSHAPRILGNKPWSHLSDHLPLAVEVHL comes from the coding sequence GTGAACCCCGACCCAGAACGTCAACCCGGCTCCGTCCCCCCGCAGGACGCACCCCAGGCCGTACATCGGCTCAGGGTGCTGACCGTCAACACCCACAAAGGTTTTACCGCTCTCAACCGGCGTTTCATCCTGCCCGAGTTGCGCGAGGCCGTGCGCAGTACATCGGCCGACCTGGTGTTTCTCCAGGAGGTATTGGGCGAGCATGATCGCCACGCCTCGCGCCACAGTAACTGGCCGTCGATGTCACAGTACGAGTTCCTCGCCGACAGCATGTGGAGCGACTTCGCCTACGGGCGCAATGCGGTGTACCCCGACGGCCACCACGGCAACGCGCTGCTGTCCAAGTACCCAATTCGCCACCACCGCAATCTGGACGTATCGATCACCGGCCCCGAACGCCGGGGTTTGCTGCACTGCGTGCTGGATGTACCGGGCCATGCCGAGGTCCACGCTATCTGCGTGCACCTGAGCCTGCTGGAAAGCCATCGTCAACTGCAACTGGCGCTGCTCTGCCAGTTGATCGAGTCGCTGCCCGAAGACGCTCCGGTGATCATCGCCGGCGACTTCAATGACTGGCAGTTGCAGGGCAACCTGACCCTCGCTCGGCGCGATGACTTGCATGAGGCCTTCGAACGCCATCACGGCCGCCCGGCCAAAACCTATCCGGCACGTTTCCCGCTGTTGCGCCTGGACCGCGTATACCTGCGCAACGCCAGCAGCCACGCCCCAAGAATCCTCGGCAACAAACCCTGGAGCCATCTTTCCGACCACTTGCCGCTAGCGGTTGAGGTGCATCTGTGA
- a CDS encoding malto-oligosyltrehalose synthase, which yields MSSLRATVRLQFHQGFTLDDAVPLVPYFARLGISHLYASPLLSARNGSMHGYDVVDPTQVNPQLGGEAALRRLVKALRAHGMGLILDVVSNHMAVGGADNPWWLDLLEWGRLSPYGEFFDIQWHSPDPLLEGQLLLPFLGCDYGSALQDGSLALRFDSARGRFYAEHYEHHFPICPSDYAALLMPDEHLDAEQRAALKTLAEGFTRLHDQTAAHTLAGPLQQDLAQLAREPALARCIEHNLALHDARQPEGFTRLHNLLERQSYRLASWRTAADDINWRRFFDVNELGGLRVERPAVFEATHGKIFELLAAGLVDGLRIDHIDGLADPRGYCRKLRRRVDALVPSRHIPIYVEKILGPGETLRRDWRVDGTTGYEFMNQLSLLQHDPQGALALGELWVRHSERPSAFIEEARLSRQQILNGSLAGDFESVAQALLQVARDDVMSRDLTLGAIRRALQELIVHFPVYRTYISPRGRSVEDQVFFQQAMDGARQTLGEADWPVLDSIALWLGGQPWRERPVGRQRKILKHACVRFQQLTSPAAAKAVEDTALYRSGVLLSRNDVGFDTERFSAPLDDFHAACIQRLATFPDNLLASATHDHKRGEDSRARLAVLSERSTWYAQQVDTWRTEATSLRDDSEAPAAGDELILYQALLGSWPLGLRCDDLPALTHYCERLWQWQQKALREAKLHSSWSAANDAYEQSARTFTERLLLAPEGLALRSRIADAVAVIACGGALNGLAQTLLRMTVPGVPDLYQGNEFWDFSLVDPDNRRPVNFQVRIQALERQQSPAQLLDTWQDGRIKQALITRTLAVRAAHAELFRAGRYLPLTVQGSQAQRVLAFAREHQGQWAIVLVPVRVVALLESSATPLVPALQWGDTRVTLPFTPREGKLKGLFSTVEVTHHTELLISAALGDFPVNLFIQT from the coding sequence ATGAGCAGTCTGCGGGCCACCGTCAGGCTGCAGTTTCATCAAGGTTTCACCCTGGATGATGCGGTGCCGCTGGTGCCCTATTTCGCTCGCCTTGGCATCAGTCACCTGTATGCCTCGCCGCTGCTCAGTGCCCGCAACGGTTCGATGCACGGCTATGATGTGGTCGACCCCACCCAGGTCAACCCGCAACTGGGTGGTGAGGCGGCGCTGCGGCGCCTGGTCAAGGCCCTGCGCGCCCACGGCATGGGCCTGATTCTCGACGTCGTGTCCAATCACATGGCCGTCGGTGGCGCCGATAATCCCTGGTGGCTGGATCTGCTGGAGTGGGGGCGACTCAGCCCCTATGGCGAATTCTTCGATATCCAGTGGCACTCGCCCGACCCGCTGCTCGAAGGCCAGCTGCTCCTGCCATTCCTGGGCTGCGACTATGGCAGCGCCTTGCAGGACGGCAGCCTGGCGCTGCGTTTTGACTCGGCGCGGGGGCGGTTTTATGCCGAGCACTACGAGCACCATTTCCCGATTTGTCCCAGTGACTATGCAGCATTGCTGATGCCGGACGAGCATCTGGACGCCGAACAGCGCGCCGCCCTGAAAACCCTCGCCGAGGGTTTTACCCGCCTGCATGACCAGACCGCCGCCCATACGCTCGCCGGCCCCTTGCAACAGGACTTGGCGCAGTTGGCCAGGGAGCCCGCGCTGGCCCGTTGCATCGAACACAACCTGGCCCTGCATGACGCTCGCCAGCCCGAGGGTTTCACCCGCCTGCACAACCTGCTGGAGCGCCAGAGTTATCGCCTGGCCAGTTGGCGCACGGCGGCGGACGACATCAATTGGCGGCGCTTCTTCGACGTCAATGAACTGGGCGGCCTGCGGGTCGAACGCCCGGCCGTGTTCGAAGCCACCCACGGCAAGATCTTCGAGTTGCTTGCCGCAGGCCTGGTGGACGGCTTGCGCATCGACCACATCGACGGACTCGCCGACCCGCGGGGCTACTGCCGCAAACTGCGGCGCAGGGTCGACGCCCTGGTCCCGTCTCGGCACATCCCGATCTACGTGGAAAAAATCCTCGGTCCCGGGGAAACCCTGCGTCGCGACTGGCGGGTCGATGGCACCACCGGCTATGAATTCATGAACCAACTGTCGTTGCTGCAGCACGACCCGCAAGGTGCGTTGGCCCTGGGCGAGCTGTGGGTACGCCATAGCGAACGTCCGTCGGCCTTCATCGAAGAAGCGCGCCTGTCCCGCCAGCAGATTCTCAACGGCTCGCTGGCCGGCGATTTTGAGAGTGTCGCCCAGGCCCTGTTGCAAGTGGCCCGCGATGATGTGATGAGCCGCGACCTGACCCTCGGCGCGATCCGCAGGGCACTGCAGGAACTGATCGTGCATTTCCCGGTTTACCGCACCTACATCAGCCCGCGCGGACGCTCCGTCGAGGACCAGGTTTTTTTCCAGCAAGCCATGGACGGTGCCCGCCAGACCCTGGGCGAAGCCGACTGGCCGGTGCTCGACAGCATCGCCCTGTGGCTGGGCGGCCAGCCTTGGCGCGAGCGTCCGGTGGGGCGCCAACGCAAGATCCTCAAGCACGCCTGTGTGCGGTTCCAGCAACTGACGTCACCGGCGGCGGCCAAGGCCGTAGAAGACACCGCGCTGTATCGTTCGGGCGTGCTTTTGTCACGCAACGATGTCGGTTTTGATACAGAGCGCTTCAGTGCGCCCTTGGACGATTTCCATGCCGCCTGCATCCAGCGTCTTGCGACCTTCCCGGACAATCTGCTGGCCAGCGCCACCCACGACCACAAGCGCGGTGAAGACAGCCGAGCGCGGTTGGCCGTGCTCAGCGAGCGCAGCACCTGGTATGCGCAACAAGTCGACACCTGGCGCACCGAGGCCACGAGTCTACGGGACGACAGCGAGGCGCCGGCAGCCGGTGACGAACTGATCCTCTACCAGGCGCTGCTCGGCAGTTGGCCACTGGGCTTGCGTTGCGACGACCTGCCGGCCCTGACTCATTACTGTGAACGCCTGTGGCAGTGGCAACAAAAAGCCCTGCGCGAAGCCAAGCTGCACAGCAGTTGGAGTGCCGCCAACGACGCTTACGAGCAGAGCGCCCGCACGTTTACCGAGCGCCTGCTGCTCGCCCCTGAGGGCCTGGCGTTGCGCAGCCGTATCGCCGACGCCGTAGCGGTCATTGCCTGCGGCGGTGCCCTCAACGGATTGGCGCAAACCTTGCTGCGCATGACAGTGCCGGGGGTTCCAGACCTGTACCAGGGCAATGAGTTCTGGGATTTCAGCCTGGTGGACCCGGACAACCGGCGGCCGGTGAATTTCCAGGTACGGATCCAGGCACTGGAGCGCCAGCAGAGTCCGGCCCAATTGCTCGACACCTGGCAGGACGGGCGCATCAAGCAGGCCTTGATCACCCGCACCCTGGCAGTGCGCGCCGCGCATGCCGAACTGTTCCGCGCCGGGCGCTACCTGCCCTTGACGGTGCAAGGCAGCCAAGCGCAGCGCGTGCTGGCGTTTGCCCGCGAGCACCAGGGCCAGTGGGCGATCGTGCTGGTGCCGGTGCGGGTTGTCGCGCTGCTGGAAAGCAGTGCCACCCCGCTGGTGCCTGCCCTGCAGTGGGGCGATACCCGAGTCACCCTACCGTTCACCCCTCGCGAGGGAAAACTGAAGGGACTTTTTTCCACAGTGGAAGTCACACACCACACAGAGCTGCTGATCAGCGCCGCGCTGGGGGACTTCCCGGTCAATCTGTTTATCCAGACTTGA